In Myxococcus stipitatus, the following are encoded in one genomic region:
- a CDS encoding RHS repeat-associated core domain-containing protein: MSTKTEQWLGWLGLNRGMVLLLACCLPWPVFAQLAPVMGTHYAAQASDTGFAGSTNAVGAYDASIPLSLPESRGGLPIPVQVMYGGNQVGAAGLGWDVPLSTIVRSKSLAYRRPKPGTFPAPDAPPSSAPLPLPESLTLTLGGGRTDLLLNAEGTAWVAREDAQLEVRASGESTLLVYDGNGLTYEFSAQGGGAGSRLDNGNLYLLRNITGMAGMVHLEYTFGAPALPGGGTGLSINLKSVVYNQSSVSPSCFKNKIQFNYDAPTTTPLSMSVLGSTVLARFQKLASISVDSRATCADAEVSLRRYDFTYQTDPDTQRPQLQKVTMVGQQGKPERNVTLPVATYSYGTLSDNDGVITYQKTQSIGVNDTSVFSHGLSFTTSRSTSSGTRELSTKQAFVDLDGDGRPEIKAGTSIYRNLPSSAVRGHSSFVNALFDLPRVGPEMSETISPAGEFESRYGIWDVSSSFSAYAKPVRTFVRTWKKHIDVNGDGRMDFIDATASFDYWLVLLNTPDPNDPRKSITIERRISLAAIRNALGDKWGGSYIPLEMNLTVATQGALQCFVLTEFEGWITPLVGLCPALETALVTRTQAAQATLALWELKDINGDGYPDFVYDVGPDVYNVSPVPAPVGDAPVGTFVVRQGAGVDLSSPRGVEVLYNSAGVHIEAGASGSLTFEAPTPLATGCGLGRWEAAPGDTSNATIYQTCGFEDVNGDGIVDRVTSALATDGRDVSTHAFVSSAALGTGNPDHPFADVKIELPAALSGVHTDMVTTAKGTSEPRGCDVSPTGSYNTLRTQALRDINGDGLPDYVSEYFGTWSVSFGTGTGFTPLKPLSVPTGLDLAREFSSCPGGDGIAGTDAGLYDLDGDGQPEIVEMNNIGKTLEVYQLKSPIQQFEIGSFASVPQAGRLIRIDNGYGMATRLSYQSAKVDASTHHNVPYPEIVVGAELTTDSASPQVLRAATVLHAHGNARMVFDSVQDRFVFPGYGRRVTMATTQPGSPPKGVATITDIYGLAPFAVGSDAEARFRRYLTTGRISDVTTVSGDIAGGDPWAFLTVNIANDSRRIRGTHYDWDARLLAPGQASGKKEACVEMMYPYDYTASLANALSPNDECVRRGFVFQKKVLSWQGTPGTSDPNVVSSTVRTRSSVEATDGLGRITQVRDENDLARANDDLCAQTTYATSVSTTPGPRMLNAPATRIVTNCANAPMILSRSTTEYDSLPVGQVSHGFVTAQIASRLDENGEPIPDAAGKSDIRRFDATYDAFGNIKTLTKVRDDGATRTETFSYDSFNLVRTGTATDASGGIPKLATAIEYDPVTLQVLGTTDPNGARTGSTYDGFGRVLQTLVTPSGGSQGSLSSLRYLGFAVGESGGRRVEQKVFTDPVDPATVATAAGRTGTTYFDELGRPTRTDVQLGADYSNKILVTGQRTYDLQGRVEFEVDPHPADESLSTAYGTTWAFNADGTPLCTIRGRGRQTLSLTGGVVFPSMATDEANEVYPTCFRHLFFSNVEVWEMRDAASSLAGSAQEKMITSSQFNAVGQLVRTSTQGLNSPVIDVTTFDYDALGRRTKLTRLQDPFSNSSPVSTTWHYDSLGQVVKLDEPGSAPQFRNYDTWNQLTQVQWTDTTTGSTIDKRTINNYDALGRLVHSEDQNNLVTILETVKELVYDQAFNNTTPQVTATNVLGRLAKATARTSSVFFSYDGLGRVNTQVFSDTTVSPVKVYVQKNQLHGDGSLQALHLLLPDRNFADERVDYGYDSAARPRAVTYTDGATSQSLFKAPMNGDVDVFGRVRQANFGLATFNAVFAETGRRLIQDLKITTPTLHSREISFAPVAGTGMTASFDPAGRERIRHEYIDGALTKDLVTIRNYDRKGRLALQDSFNPSTGARVNTYGVVVDPLGNLTDLGFTFDPFGFKTGQSDAGGVTLSYMAADLDRICSIAYGADTPAAVCNVEYDAVGNIMKMPSRSNGTRTSSYFPGGQVRQIAQGSSVATYDYDAFGAVQRLVLSSQTSSDTRQQDKYFGGMMAQRREGGVLANLRTIPVPGAVATRHGPTGNWTFAFAEGRGTRFVIDETGEFVQTVDYQPFGETKNPTGASPASTDYTREQWNGGDLLAAFGVNRLGARLYDPVIGRFLSRDPLFDDANGYNPYAFAANDPINNADPTGKILTETPDPWNPAPFAPSRRFGSNGCALCGLYFNGTSGGRGSRAEGLGFGKFTAVDGVWVNDAAMSTFDAYGETIYVSTRFVRRATESADFLDALLSQTEPSVAFGSGGGFGAVPSQGAFLLGGGATIWQWLFNGGPDTDSSDTDSSDTGPVRDPKVRDVCSWPEIACSLESKNSTPPVLKPNSPWRILLDATDLSPARERERAEQWEMEARRQYEKMFSTPQPCGLSCKDWSVGPPEPVDPRLLEYWELRKRLQRGGP; the protein is encoded by the coding sequence GTGTCGACTAAAACTGAGCAGTGGCTGGGCTGGCTGGGATTGAATAGGGGGATGGTCTTGCTACTGGCGTGCTGTTTGCCATGGCCGGTCTTCGCCCAGTTGGCGCCGGTTATGGGAACGCACTATGCAGCCCAGGCTTCGGATACCGGTTTCGCGGGTTCAACGAACGCGGTCGGCGCCTACGACGCCTCGATTCCGCTGAGCCTGCCGGAGTCGCGCGGCGGTCTGCCGATCCCCGTGCAGGTCATGTATGGCGGCAATCAGGTTGGCGCCGCCGGCCTGGGCTGGGATGTGCCGCTGTCGACCATCGTCCGCAGCAAGTCGCTGGCCTATCGCCGCCCGAAGCCAGGGACATTTCCCGCTCCTGACGCTCCTCCGTCCTCCGCTCCGCTTCCCCTGCCTGAGTCTCTGACCCTGACCTTGGGCGGCGGGCGTACCGACCTGCTCCTTAATGCTGAGGGCACCGCCTGGGTGGCGCGCGAGGACGCGCAGTTGGAAGTGCGCGCTAGCGGCGAGAGCACGCTGCTGGTCTACGACGGTAATGGGCTGACCTACGAATTCTCCGCGCAGGGCGGGGGCGCGGGCAGTCGATTGGACAACGGCAACCTATACCTGCTTCGCAACATCACCGGCATGGCCGGCATGGTGCATCTTGAGTACACATTCGGCGCACCGGCCCTGCCCGGTGGTGGTACTGGGCTATCGATCAACCTGAAGAGCGTGGTCTACAACCAGAGCTCCGTGAGTCCCAGTTGCTTCAAGAACAAGATTCAGTTCAATTACGATGCCCCAACGACGACGCCGTTGTCGATGTCGGTCCTGGGCAGCACGGTGCTGGCTCGGTTTCAAAAGCTGGCCTCGATCAGCGTTGACAGCCGGGCAACCTGCGCAGATGCGGAAGTGTCCCTGCGCCGTTACGACTTCACCTATCAGACCGATCCTGACACGCAACGACCACAGTTGCAGAAGGTGACGATGGTCGGTCAGCAGGGCAAGCCGGAGCGCAACGTGACGCTGCCGGTTGCCACGTATAGCTATGGCACACTCAGCGATAACGACGGTGTGATTACGTATCAGAAGACGCAGAGCATCGGCGTGAACGATACCTCCGTCTTTAGCCATGGGCTAAGTTTCACTACCTCGCGGTCAACGAGTAGTGGGACGAGGGAGCTGAGCACTAAGCAGGCATTCGTCGATCTCGACGGCGACGGCAGACCGGAGATCAAGGCGGGCACATCCATCTACCGTAACCTCCCGTCCTCAGCAGTCCGTGGTCACTCTAGTTTCGTCAATGCACTGTTCGACCTGCCTAGGGTCGGCCCGGAAATGTCAGAGACAATCTCACCTGCTGGTGAATTCGAATCTCGATATGGAATATGGGATGTGTCTTCGTCTTTCAGTGCCTACGCCAAGCCAGTGCGAACCTTTGTGCGTACGTGGAAAAAGCACATCGACGTCAATGGCGATGGACGGATGGACTTCATCGATGCCACGGCATCCTTTGATTACTGGCTCGTTCTTTTGAACACACCGGATCCGAACGATCCGCGAAAGAGCATTACCATCGAGCGTAGAATTTCGCTTGCGGCCATAAGGAACGCCCTCGGCGATAAGTGGGGGGGATCATATATCCCCTTGGAAATGAACTTGACCGTTGCCACACAGGGAGCGTTGCAGTGTTTTGTCTTGACGGAATTTGAAGGCTGGATCACTCCGCTCGTAGGTCTGTGCCCAGCTCTCGAGACTGCGCTGGTGACTCGTACCCAAGCAGCCCAGGCGACGCTTGCCCTATGGGAGCTGAAAGACATCAATGGCGACGGCTACCCTGACTTTGTTTACGACGTAGGCCCTGATGTGTACAACGTCAGTCCAGTGCCTGCGCCTGTCGGAGACGCGCCTGTGGGCACTTTCGTTGTTCGGCAAGGGGCCGGGGTTGACCTGTCGAGTCCGAGAGGTGTCGAGGTCCTATACAACTCGGCGGGTGTGCACATTGAAGCCGGGGCATCTGGCAGCCTCACGTTCGAGGCGCCGACCCCGCTCGCGACCGGCTGTGGCCTGGGGCGTTGGGAGGCCGCTCCAGGCGATACATCCAATGCCACCATCTACCAGACCTGTGGCTTCGAGGATGTCAATGGCGATGGAATTGTCGACCGCGTCACCTCGGCATTGGCAACGGACGGGCGGGACGTGAGTACGCATGCCTTTGTATCTTCTGCTGCGCTGGGCACCGGTAATCCGGATCATCCCTTCGCTGATGTGAAGATCGAACTGCCCGCCGCGCTGTCCGGCGTCCACACCGACATGGTGACCACGGCCAAGGGGACCTCCGAGCCGAGAGGTTGCGATGTCTCCCCTACCGGGAGTTACAACACACTGCGGACGCAGGCGCTGCGCGACATCAATGGAGATGGCCTCCCGGACTATGTCTCAGAGTATTTTGGAACTTGGAGCGTCAGTTTCGGCACCGGCACCGGCTTCACTCCGTTGAAACCGTTGAGCGTTCCTACTGGGCTGGACCTCGCGAGAGAGTTCTCTTCGTGCCCCGGCGGGGACGGCATCGCCGGTACCGATGCCGGGCTCTACGATCTGGATGGCGATGGACAGCCTGAGATTGTTGAGATGAACAACATCGGGAAGACGCTGGAGGTGTATCAGCTGAAGTCGCCTATCCAGCAATTCGAGATCGGTTCCTTCGCCAGCGTTCCTCAGGCCGGCCGTCTCATCAGGATCGACAACGGCTACGGCATGGCCACCCGTCTGAGTTATCAGTCGGCCAAGGTCGATGCCAGCACCCATCACAATGTGCCGTATCCGGAGATTGTCGTGGGGGCGGAACTGACGACGGACTCTGCTTCTCCGCAAGTACTGCGCGCCGCGACGGTGCTGCACGCCCACGGCAACGCCAGGATGGTCTTCGATTCGGTTCAGGACCGGTTCGTATTCCCCGGCTATGGGCGCAGGGTGACGATGGCCACAACGCAACCAGGTTCGCCTCCCAAGGGAGTGGCCACGATAACTGATATCTACGGATTGGCACCGTTCGCGGTCGGCAGCGATGCCGAAGCCCGCTTCAGGCGATATTTGACGACTGGGCGAATCAGCGACGTCACCACTGTGAGCGGTGACATCGCCGGTGGTGACCCATGGGCATTCCTCACCGTGAATATCGCCAACGACTCCCGACGTATCCGTGGGACCCATTACGATTGGGATGCGCGTCTGCTGGCCCCTGGCCAGGCCTCGGGCAAGAAGGAGGCATGCGTCGAGATGATGTATCCCTACGACTACACGGCCTCGCTTGCCAACGCACTGAGTCCGAATGATGAGTGTGTCCGGCGCGGCTTTGTGTTCCAGAAAAAGGTCCTTTCCTGGCAAGGGACGCCGGGAACGTCGGATCCGAATGTCGTCAGTAGCACCGTACGGACCCGCTCGTCGGTGGAAGCAACGGATGGCCTCGGCCGCATCACTCAGGTCCGTGATGAGAACGACCTGGCGAGAGCTAACGATGACCTGTGCGCCCAGACGACCTATGCAACGTCAGTGTCGACCACGCCCGGACCGCGGATGCTGAATGCCCCGGCCACGCGCATAGTCACCAACTGCGCCAACGCGCCGATGATATTGTCGAGGTCCACGACGGAGTACGATAGCCTCCCGGTCGGACAGGTCAGTCACGGTTTTGTGACCGCACAGATTGCCTCGCGGCTGGACGAGAACGGTGAGCCGATTCCAGATGCTGCGGGGAAGAGCGATATTCGCCGCTTCGATGCGACCTATGATGCCTTTGGCAATATTAAAACGCTGACGAAGGTACGCGATGACGGTGCGACCCGCACGGAGACGTTCTCATACGATTCGTTCAATTTGGTGCGCACGGGTACTGCAACCGATGCATCGGGCGGTATCCCGAAGCTGGCGACCGCCATCGAGTATGATCCAGTTACGCTCCAGGTGTTGGGTACCACTGATCCTAATGGTGCGCGGACTGGTTCCACATACGACGGTTTCGGCCGCGTGCTGCAAACGCTGGTGACGCCCTCGGGCGGCAGTCAAGGCTCGCTGTCATCGCTGCGCTATCTTGGTTTCGCAGTTGGGGAGTCGGGGGGCCGTCGTGTGGAGCAAAAGGTGTTTACAGATCCAGTAGACCCGGCGACGGTTGCAACGGCCGCCGGACGCACGGGCACGACGTACTTTGACGAGCTGGGGCGTCCTACGCGCACGGATGTGCAGCTGGGCGCGGATTACTCCAACAAGATTCTGGTGACCGGCCAGCGCACCTACGACCTGCAAGGGCGCGTGGAATTCGAAGTCGATCCGCACCCGGCAGATGAATCGTTATCGACTGCCTATGGTACGACCTGGGCATTCAATGCCGATGGCACGCCCCTGTGTACGATCCGTGGGCGAGGAAGGCAGACGCTGAGTCTCACCGGCGGCGTCGTATTCCCCTCAATGGCTACCGACGAAGCCAATGAGGTGTATCCAACATGCTTCCGCCACCTGTTTTTCAGTAATGTGGAAGTCTGGGAGATGCGCGATGCAGCGTCCAGCCTCGCTGGATCTGCTCAGGAGAAAATGATAACGAGCTCGCAATTCAACGCTGTTGGACAGTTGGTGAGAACATCAACGCAAGGGCTGAATAGTCCTGTTATTGATGTCACGACCTTCGACTATGACGCGTTGGGCCGCCGCACGAAATTGACCCGACTCCAGGACCCATTCTCTAACTCAAGCCCGGTGAGCACCACGTGGCACTACGATTCGCTCGGCCAGGTCGTCAAGCTTGACGAGCCGGGCAGTGCGCCGCAGTTCCGAAACTACGACACGTGGAACCAACTGACTCAGGTCCAGTGGACCGACACCACCACGGGAAGCACCATAGACAAGCGCACCATCAATAATTATGACGCGCTCGGACGGTTGGTGCACAGCGAAGACCAGAACAATCTTGTGACCATCCTGGAGACGGTGAAGGAATTGGTCTACGACCAGGCGTTCAACAACACAACGCCTCAGGTCACAGCAACCAACGTCTTGGGCCGCTTGGCCAAGGCAACCGCAAGAACGAGCTCGGTGTTCTTTAGCTATGATGGCTTGGGCCGAGTCAATACGCAGGTGTTCAGCGATACCACGGTCAGCCCGGTCAAGGTGTACGTGCAGAAGAATCAGTTGCATGGTGACGGCTCCCTGCAGGCACTGCATCTGTTGCTGCCCGACCGCAACTTCGCCGACGAGAGGGTGGACTACGGCTACGACTCGGCGGCGCGCCCGCGCGCGGTCACCTATACCGATGGCGCCACAAGCCAGAGTCTGTTCAAGGCACCCATGAATGGCGACGTTGACGTGTTTGGGCGGGTCCGTCAGGCGAATTTCGGTTTGGCGACGTTCAATGCCGTGTTTGCCGAGACGGGACGTCGTCTGATCCAGGACCTGAAGATCACCACACCCACACTGCATTCCCGCGAGATTTCCTTTGCGCCGGTTGCAGGAACCGGAATGACAGCTTCCTTTGATCCGGCAGGTCGGGAACGAATCCGTCACGAGTACATTGATGGCGCCTTGACGAAGGACCTTGTCACTATTCGTAACTACGACAGGAAGGGGCGTCTCGCGCTGCAGGATTCATTCAACCCCTCAACGGGCGCCAGAGTGAATACCTATGGGGTTGTTGTCGACCCCTTGGGCAATCTGACTGATTTGGGATTCACATTCGATCCGTTTGGATTCAAGACAGGCCAGTCCGACGCGGGGGGAGTTACTCTGAGTTACATGGCGGCGGATCTTGATCGCATTTGCAGCATCGCGTATGGGGCTGATACGCCTGCCGCAGTGTGCAATGTCGAGTACGATGCCGTCGGCAACATCATGAAGATGCCAAGCCGTAGCAATGGCACGCGCACATCTAGCTACTTCCCCGGTGGCCAAGTGCGTCAGATCGCGCAGGGCAGCAGCGTGGCAACGTACGACTACGATGCATTCGGCGCTGTGCAGCGACTGGTGCTCAGCAGCCAAACGTCAAGCGATACCCGACAGCAGGACAAATATTTTGGTGGAATGATGGCGCAACGCAGGGAGGGTGGAGTTCTCGCCAATCTCCGCACGATTCCTGTCCCAGGGGCGGTCGCCACGCGCCATGGACCGACCGGCAACTGGACCTTTGCCTTCGCGGAAGGGCGCGGTACCCGCTTCGTTATCGACGAGACCGGCGAGTTCGTGCAGACGGTTGACTACCAGCCGTTCGGCGAGACCAAGAACCCTACGGGGGCCTCGCCGGCTTCGACGGACTACACGCGCGAGCAATGGAACGGAGGTGATTTGCTGGCCGCATTCGGCGTCAATCGCCTCGGTGCGCGTCTGTACGATCCGGTCATCGGCCGCTTCCTCAGTCGCGATCCACTGTTCGATGATGCCAATGGCTACAACCCTTATGCCTTTGCTGCCAACGATCCGATCAACAACGCCGATCCGACTGGAAAAATACTAACCGAGACTCCTGATCCATGGAACCCAGCGCCATTTGCGCCTTCACGCCGATTCGGCAGTAATGGATGTGCTCTTTGCGGTCTGTACTTTAATGGCACAAGCGGCGGCCGCGGCTCGCGTGCGGAAGGGCTTGGTTTTGGTAAGTTCACAGCGGTCGATGGTGTATGGGTAAATGATGCCGCTATGTCGACTTTTGACGCGTACGGCGAGACCATCTATGTGAGTACGCGCTTCGTTCGCCGTGCCACTGAGTCGGCGGATTTTCTTGATGCTCTCTTGTCGCAAACCGAGCCGTCTGTGGCGTTTGGTTCGGGAGGTGGATTTGGGGCAGTGCCATCGCAAGGCGCCTTTCTGCTCGGAGGAGGCGCGACTATTTGGCAGTGGCTATTCAACGGAGGTCCTGACACTGACAGCTCTGACACTGACAGCTCTGACACTGGCCCCGTGCGTGACCCCAAGGTGCGCGATGTTTGCTCCTGGCCCGAGATTGCCTGTTCCCTGGAGTCAAAGAACTCTACGCCTCCCGTTCTGAAACCTAACTCCCCCTGGCGTATTCTGTTGGACGCCACGGACCTCAGCCCTGCGCGGGAGAGGGAACGGGCTGAGCAATGGGAAATGGAGGCTCGCCGGCAGTATGAAAAGATGTTTAGTACCCCCCAGCCTTGCGGCCTCTCGTGCAAAGACTGGTCCGTCGGCCCTCCTGAGCCGGTCGATCCCAGGCTGCTGGAATATTGGGAGCTCCGCAAACGTCTTCAACGTGGCGGTCCATGA